From Selenomonas sp. AB3002, one genomic window encodes:
- the rplL gene encoding 50S ribosomal protein L7/L12: protein MTKEEIMEAIENMTVLELSELVKAMEEKFGVSAAAPVAVAAVGGAAAGAAAEEKSEFTVMLASAGDKKINVIKAVREATGLGLKEAKALVDGAPAAVKENVAKAEAEELKAKLEEAGATVELK, encoded by the coding sequence ATGACTAAAGAAGAAATCATGGAAGCCATTGAGAACATGACTGTCCTGGAGCTGTCCGAGCTCGTTAAGGCTATGGAGGAGAAGTTCGGCGTTAGCGCTGCTGCTCCTGTTGCTGTTGCTGCTGTTGGCGGTGCTGCTGCTGGCGCTGCTGCTGAGGAGAAGAGCGAGTTCACCGTTATGCTCGCTTCCGCTGGCGACAAGAAGATCAACGTTATCAAGGCTGTTCGTGAGGCTACCGGCCTCGGCCTGAAGGAAGCTAAGGCTCTCGTTGATGGCGCTCCTGCTGCTGTCAAGGAGAACGTTGCCAAGGCTGAGGCTGAGGAGCTCAAGGCTAAGCTCGAAGAGGCTGGCGCTACTGTTGAGCTGAAGTAA
- the rplA gene encoding 50S ribosomal protein L1, whose amino-acid sequence MAKAGKKYQDACKLIEAGKVYTAAEAMELVKKTATAKFDETIELHVRLGVDPKYADQQVRGAMVLPHGTGKSKRVLVFAKGEKVKEAEEAGADFVGSDEIVQKIQGGWLDFDVAVATPDMMGTVGRLGKVLGPRGLMPNPKLGTVTMDLAKAISEIKAGKVEYRTDKAGNVHCPIGKASFDAEKLQQNFQALIDTLIRVKPAAAKGQYIRSITVSATMGPGVPVQL is encoded by the coding sequence ATGGCTAAAGCTGGTAAGAAATACCAGGACGCTTGCAAGCTCATCGAGGCTGGCAAGGTCTACACGGCTGCTGAGGCTATGGAACTGGTCAAGAAGACCGCTACGGCTAAGTTCGATGAGACCATCGAGCTCCATGTCCGTCTCGGCGTTGACCCCAAGTACGCTGATCAGCAGGTCCGCGGCGCAATGGTTCTTCCCCATGGTACGGGCAAGAGCAAGCGCGTCCTCGTCTTTGCAAAGGGCGAGAAGGTTAAGGAGGCCGAAGAGGCTGGTGCAGATTTCGTCGGTTCCGATGAGATCGTGCAGAAGATTCAGGGTGGCTGGCTCGATTTCGACGTGGCCGTTGCTACTCCGGACATGATGGGCACCGTCGGTCGTCTTGGTAAGGTCCTGGGGCCCCGCGGCCTCATGCCGAACCCGAAGCTGGGTACGGTTACCATGGATCTTGCAAAGGCAATTTCCGAGATTAAAGCAGGTAAAGTCGAATACCGCACCGATAAGGCCGGTAACGTGCATTGCCCCATCGGCAAGGCATCTTTCGACGCTGAGAAGCTTCAGCAGAACTTCCAGGCCCTGATTGATACACTGATTCGCGTGAAGCCCGCTGCTGCCAAGGGCCAGTACATCCGCTCCATCACTGTGAGCGCTACTATGGGCCCCGGCGTGCCGGTTCAGCTTTAA
- the rplK gene encoding 50S ribosomal protein L11: MAKKVAKIVKLQVMAGKANPAPPVGPALGQAGVNIMGFCKEFNERTKTQAGLIIPVEITVFEDRSFTFITKTPPAAVLLKKAAGIEKASGEPNKNKVAKLPRAKAQEIAESKMKDLNAADIEAATRMIEGTARSMGIEIVD, from the coding sequence ATGGCAAAGAAAGTTGCAAAGATTGTCAAGCTCCAGGTTATGGCAGGCAAGGCTAATCCGGCTCCTCCGGTAGGTCCGGCACTTGGTCAGGCAGGCGTTAACATCATGGGCTTCTGTAAGGAATTCAACGAGAGGACCAAGACTCAGGCCGGCCTTATTATCCCGGTTGAGATCACGGTTTTTGAGGATAGATCCTTCACGTTCATCACTAAGACTCCGCCGGCTGCAGTGCTTCTGAAGAAGGCTGCTGGCATTGAAAAGGCCTCTGGCGAGCCTAACAAGAACAAGGTTGCCAAGCTGCCCCGTGCCAAGGCACAGGAGATTGCTGAGAGCAAGATGAAAGACCTCAACGCTGCTGATATCGAGGCTGCTACCCGCATGATCGAGGGTACTGCCCGCAGCATGGGCATCGAGATTGTTGACTAA
- the secE gene encoding preprotein translocase subunit SecE has product MKLVKKFIDEVIAEMKKVSWSTKKELATYTGVVGIAVAVVCALIWICDTFFARLFHIILR; this is encoded by the coding sequence GTGAAACTCGTGAAGAAGTTCATAGACGAAGTAATCGCCGAAATGAAAAAAGTGTCCTGGTCCACGAAGAAGGAACTCGCCACTTATACTGGTGTCGTTGGCATCGCGGTTGCAGTGGTATGTGCCCTGATCTGGATTTGCGATACGTTCTTCGCAAGATTGTTCCACATCATTTTAAGGTAA
- a CDS encoding class I SAM-dependent DNA methyltransferase, with product MAKTSSANIGFEKQIWDAACELWGHIPAADYRKVIVGLIFLRYIGNAFEKRYNALVEDGEGFEDDPDAYEEENIFFVPEEARWSKIADNAHKPEIGKIIDDAMRAIEADNKKLKDVLPKNFASPDLDKRVLGNVVDLFTNMDMDETEESKDLLGRTYEYCIAQFAAYEGVKGGEFYTPASVVKTIVAVLRPFSNCRVYDPCCGSGGMFVQSAKFIQAHSSVRGEISVYGQESNADTWKMAKMNLAIRGIDANLGEHQADTFFNDVHPTLKADFIMANPPFNLSGWGQDKLQDDKRWKYGIPPAGNANYAWIQHMIHHLAPNGKIGLVLANGALSTQTSGEGEIRKNIIEDDLVEGIIAMPTQLFYSVTIPVTLWFISKNKKQKGKTLFIDARKMGYMVDRKHRDFTDEDIAKLSDTFADFQAGNLEEVKGFCAAATTEEIAKQDYILTPGRYVGIEEQEDDGEPFEDKMKRLTRELSELFDKSHELEDKIRKNLGAIGYDV from the coding sequence ATGGCAAAGACTAGCAGTGCTAATATTGGCTTTGAAAAACAAATTTGGGATGCAGCGTGTGAACTCTGGGGGCATATTCCTGCCGCCGATTACCGCAAGGTTATTGTCGGCCTAATCTTCTTACGCTATATAGGTAACGCCTTTGAGAAGAGATATAACGCACTTGTGGAGGATGGTGAAGGCTTCGAAGACGATCCGGATGCCTACGAGGAAGAGAATATTTTCTTTGTCCCGGAGGAAGCACGGTGGAGCAAGATTGCTGACAATGCCCACAAGCCAGAAATAGGCAAGATAATCGATGATGCCATGCGTGCCATAGAAGCGGATAACAAGAAGCTGAAGGATGTGCTGCCTAAAAACTTTGCCAGCCCTGATTTGGACAAGCGGGTATTGGGGAACGTGGTAGACCTCTTTACTAACATGGACATGGATGAAACTGAGGAAAGCAAGGATTTGTTGGGCCGCACCTATGAATACTGCATTGCCCAGTTTGCTGCTTACGAGGGGGTCAAGGGCGGTGAGTTCTACACTCCAGCCAGTGTGGTAAAGACCATTGTAGCCGTGCTCAGGCCTTTCTCTAACTGCCGGGTATATGATCCATGCTGTGGCAGTGGAGGCATGTTTGTGCAGAGTGCCAAATTTATCCAGGCCCATAGCAGCGTAAGGGGAGAGATTTCCGTCTACGGGCAGGAATCCAATGCCGATACGTGGAAAATGGCTAAGATGAACCTGGCTATTCGTGGCATTGATGCCAACCTTGGCGAGCACCAGGCCGATACTTTCTTCAATGATGTACATCCTACTTTGAAGGCCGACTTTATCATGGCCAATCCTCCTTTTAATCTCTCCGGATGGGGACAGGACAAACTGCAGGACGATAAGCGTTGGAAGTACGGTATACCTCCTGCAGGCAATGCTAACTATGCATGGATTCAGCACATGATTCATCACCTTGCCCCCAATGGCAAAATAGGTTTGGTGCTTGCAAACGGGGCCCTTTCTACCCAGACCAGCGGCGAGGGAGAAATCCGCAAGAATATCATTGAGGACGATTTGGTAGAGGGCATTATCGCCATGCCCACCCAGCTTTTCTACAGTGTCACTATTCCTGTGACTCTGTGGTTTATCTCTAAGAACAAGAAGCAGAAGGGGAAGACCCTCTTTATTGATGCCCGCAAGATGGGCTATATGGTTGACAGGAAGCACAGGGACTTCACTGATGAGGATATTGCCAAGCTTTCTGATACTTTCGCTGACTTCCAGGCAGGAAATCTGGAAGAGGTTAAGGGCTTCTGTGCTGCAGCAACCACGGAAGAGATTGCTAAGCAGGACTATATCCTGACCCCCGGGCGTTATGTGGGCATTGAGGAGCAGGAGGATGATGGGGAGCCCTTTGAGGACAAGATGAAGCGACTGACAAGGGAACTTTCCGAGCTATTTGATAAATCACATGAGTTGGAAGATAAGATTCGGAAGAATCTGGGGGCGATTGGATATGATGTATAA
- the rpmG gene encoding 50S ribosomal protein L33 yields the protein MRNNITLECTECKSRNYRTNKNKKNNPDRLEFNKYCKFCKKHTVHKETK from the coding sequence ATGCGCAACAATATTACCTTGGAGTGCACGGAGTGCAAGAGCCGCAACTACCGTACCAACAAGAACAAGAAGAACAACCCGGATCGTCTGGAGTTCAATAAGTACTGCAAGTTCTGCAAGAAGCACACGGTCCACAAGGAAACGAAGTAA
- a CDS encoding transposase: MLTSLYYPKEILKSLLSGVPTSLPGGFNSCSFFMGLIGKWADQVNLPVTVISEAFGVTPQAVYGNINRLAQLEARIDAQPDIPADCIILTQKGIDKIILALALDAHASLEGIQRVLATLDCKNTRRSIGHISEFLSKAGAFAAEITKAIPLDGICHGANDEVFDGSDKPVLTGVDPDSTYIYLMQNMDDRKGETWELAMETLKDLGLKLKVAISDAGSGLLKGVKAAFPDADTQLDLFHVLRDIGRPVYRFKEHTFKELAECYKLESAAAKEKRQWSQRARKRQKKLADYKTAIPAMIEDFDMLDILYSWLREMVSFSGHSYDEVMELMDWILDEMLAVSIRHSWSYKLSSEILRFKDRLPTTMLFISRLFRDFSMKAEAMGLPKEVFRLLYSRLSVNKESEAYAELTRQASALIPAGELANVEKVHDEIVTGIKRASSMVENVNGRLRAYMNIKRHVSSNFYSLVQLHMNAKKYRRSRVASRKGHSPLELLTGKPWPEFIDLLEEYGFWDKDMAEQVA; the protein is encoded by the coding sequence ATGCTAACATCATTGTACTACCCAAAAGAGATATTGAAAAGTCTTTTATCTGGAGTTCCCACTTCGTTACCCGGTGGTTTTAACTCTTGCTCCTTTTTTATGGGACTTATCGGAAAGTGGGCTGACCAGGTGAATTTGCCTGTAACTGTGATCTCTGAAGCATTTGGTGTTACCCCTCAGGCTGTCTATGGAAATATCAACCGCCTTGCTCAACTTGAAGCCAGAATTGATGCGCAACCAGACATCCCAGCCGATTGCATCATACTCACGCAAAAGGGTATTGATAAGATAATCCTGGCTTTAGCCTTAGATGCACACGCTTCCTTGGAAGGCATACAGCGTGTCTTGGCCACGCTAGACTGTAAGAACACCCGGCGTTCCATCGGCCACATAAGTGAATTTCTGTCAAAAGCGGGAGCTTTTGCAGCGGAAATCACTAAGGCCATCCCCTTGGACGGTATCTGCCATGGGGCAAACGATGAGGTATTTGATGGCAGTGACAAGCCAGTGCTCACAGGTGTTGACCCCGATTCCACTTACATCTACTTGATGCAGAATATGGATGACCGCAAGGGCGAAACGTGGGAACTTGCCATGGAGACCTTGAAGGATTTGGGGCTCAAGCTGAAGGTGGCCATCAGCGATGCTGGCAGCGGTCTCCTCAAAGGCGTGAAGGCCGCCTTCCCTGATGCCGATACCCAGCTTGATCTATTCCATGTCTTAAGGGACATAGGCCGTCCCGTTTACCGCTTCAAAGAGCATACCTTCAAGGAGCTTGCGGAATGCTACAAGCTTGAAAGTGCCGCAGCAAAAGAGAAAAGGCAATGGAGCCAACGGGCCAGGAAGAGACAGAAGAAGCTGGCTGATTACAAGACTGCAATTCCAGCCATGATAGAAGACTTTGACATGTTGGATATCCTATACTCCTGGCTACGTGAGATGGTCTCCTTTAGCGGCCATAGCTATGACGAGGTGATGGAGCTAATGGATTGGATTCTTGACGAGATGCTTGCTGTGTCAATCCGCCATAGCTGGTCATACAAGCTTAGCAGCGAAATTCTGCGGTTCAAGGATCGGCTGCCTACGACCATGCTTTTCATAAGCAGACTGTTCCGTGACTTCAGCATGAAAGCTGAGGCTATGGGACTGCCTAAGGAGGTGTTCCGTCTTCTCTATAGCAGATTATCAGTAAACAAAGAGTCAGAAGCCTATGCGGAACTTACCCGGCAGGCATCAGCCCTCATCCCGGCAGGGGAGTTAGCCAATGTTGAAAAAGTGCATGATGAAATAGTCACCGGCATCAAGAGGGCCAGCAGCATGGTCGAAAATGTCAATGGCAGGCTTCGTGCCTACATGAACATAAAGAGGCATGTTTCATCGAACTTTTATAGCCTGGTTCAACTTCACATGAATGCGAAGAAGTACCGTAGGTCAAGGGTTGCGTCAAGAAAGGGCCACAGCCCGTTGGAACTGCTTACAGGCAAGCCGTGGCCAGAATTCATTGACCTGCTGGAGGAATATGGATTCTGGGACAAAGACATGGCGGAACAAGTTGCATAA
- the nusG gene encoding transcription termination/antitermination protein NusG: MADKDELDLHKDNPGRAWYVIHTYSGYENKVKANLERLIHTAGMEKMIFNVVVPVEEEVEIKENGQKKVVPHKVFPGYVLVDMIVDERSWYVVRNTTGVTGFVGSEKHPIPLTDAEAQRILKSTDETKLKPELDFEVGDVVRINSGVFENYTGTITSIDTEKCRLKVLVEETPIELDYKQVEEI; the protein is encoded by the coding sequence ATGGCAGATAAGGACGAGCTGGACCTGCACAAGGACAATCCTGGCAGGGCCTGGTATGTGATTCATACCTACTCCGGCTACGAGAACAAAGTAAAGGCCAACCTTGAGCGCCTGATCCACACCGCCGGCATGGAAAAGATGATTTTCAATGTGGTGGTTCCTGTGGAAGAGGAAGTTGAAATCAAGGAGAACGGCCAGAAGAAAGTCGTTCCGCATAAAGTCTTCCCTGGATATGTGCTGGTTGACATGATTGTCGATGAGCGTTCCTGGTATGTTGTGCGCAATACTACTGGTGTCACCGGCTTTGTCGGCTCTGAAAAGCACCCGATACCGCTTACTGATGCTGAGGCACAGCGTATCCTGAAGTCCACGGACGAGACGAAGCTCAAACCTGAACTCGATTTCGAGGTAGGGGATGTAGTTCGCATCAATTCGGGCGTCTTTGAAAACTACACCGGAACGATTACTTCCATTGATACTGAGAAGTGCCGTCTGAAGGTGCTGGTGGAGGAGACTCCGATTGAACTCGATTACAAGCAGGTTGAAGAAATCTGA
- a CDS encoding restriction endonuclease subunit S, translating to MKKWREVRLGDVCEKIGSGATPRGGKEAYQETGISLIRSQNVLDFEFSEDGLVYINNAQADKLKNVCVESGDVLLNITGDSVARVCMVDDAFLPARVNQHVAIIRGKRDIISNSFILYWLQVQKPYLLMLSAGGATRKALTKQMIEDLRIPLPDLSEQNRIVKVLDDIQDKIQCNSKINKILEDQAQAIFGKIIESSHSSYCTLSDVAQLNPKRALSKGNIARCIDMSQLSKSTSFPNGWEYKPFSGGMRFCNGDTLLARITPCLENGKTAYINFLDEGEVAFGSTEYVVISSRGKYPSEFFYCLARYPEFVDYAVKNMACFKNSHLMFKNPLKEQKATPSCAA from the coding sequence ATGAAAAAATGGCGCGAGGTTCGGTTGGGGGATGTGTGCGAAAAAATAGGCAGTGGCGCTACTCCCAGAGGTGGTAAGGAAGCATATCAGGAGACTGGAATATCGCTAATTAGAAGTCAAAATGTCCTAGATTTCGAGTTTTCAGAGGATGGTTTAGTATACATCAACAATGCGCAGGCTGATAAGTTAAAGAATGTCTGTGTTGAATCTGGTGATGTGCTGCTGAATATTACAGGTGATTCTGTAGCGCGTGTCTGTATGGTAGATGATGCATTCCTCCCGGCAAGAGTGAATCAGCATGTTGCTATTATCAGAGGAAAGAGAGATATAATATCAAACAGTTTTATTCTGTACTGGCTACAGGTACAGAAGCCGTATTTGCTTATGTTATCAGCTGGTGGAGCAACGAGGAAAGCACTCACCAAGCAGATGATAGAAGATTTACGAATTCCGTTGCCTGACTTAAGTGAACAGAATAGAATAGTAAAAGTATTAGATGATATTCAGGATAAAATACAATGTAATTCAAAGATAAACAAGATTTTAGAAGATCAAGCACAAGCAATATTTGGTAAGATAATCGAATCGTCACATTCATCATATTGCACCTTGTCCGATGTTGCTCAGTTAAATCCAAAACGAGCATTATCAAAAGGAAATATTGCAAGATGTATCGATATGTCACAGTTATCTAAATCAACAAGTTTTCCAAATGGATGGGAATATAAACCTTTTTCGGGAGGTATGCGTTTTTGTAACGGAGATACCTTATTGGCAAGAATAACACCCTGCTTAGAAAATGGTAAAACAGCATATATAAATTTCCTTGATGAAGGGGAAGTAGCATTTGGTTCTACAGAATATGTTGTGATTAGTTCTCGGGGAAAGTATCCTAGTGAATTTTTCTATTGTCTGGCTAGATATCCTGAATTTGTTGATTATGCAGTAAAAAATATGGCGTGTTTCAAAAACAGCCATTTGATGTTTAAAAATCCTTTGAAAGAGCAAAAAGCAACACCCTCCTGTGCGGCATAA
- the rplJ gene encoding 50S ribosomal protein L10: protein MAVNAKKEAIVAELKEQLTTAKGVVLTGYKGLTVAQDTELRRTLREAGVTYHVVKNTMLRFAAEEAGIEGLSEHLEGTTAFAFADDAVAPAKVICDFIKKNKLEDTEVLTVKVGMVEGKVIDANEVKALASLPSREELIAKALGSMNAPIANTVNVLQGVIRKAVYVLEAVRAQKESA from the coding sequence ATGGCTGTAAATGCAAAGAAAGAGGCAATCGTAGCTGAGCTCAAAGAGCAGCTCACCACCGCTAAGGGTGTTGTGCTCACCGGCTACAAAGGCCTTACTGTTGCCCAGGATACCGAGCTTCGTCGCACTCTGCGCGAGGCTGGCGTGACCTATCATGTTGTGAAGAACACCATGCTCCGTTTCGCCGCTGAGGAGGCTGGTATCGAGGGTCTCTCCGAGCATCTCGAGGGCACCACTGCTTTCGCTTTCGCTGATGATGCCGTGGCTCCTGCCAAGGTCATCTGCGACTTCATCAAGAAGAACAAGCTGGAAGACACTGAGGTCCTGACCGTCAAGGTCGGTATGGTCGAGGGCAAGGTCATTGACGCAAACGAAGTCAAGGCCCTGGCATCCCTGCCCAGCCGCGAGGAACTCATCGCCAAGGCTCTTGGCAGCATGAACGCTCCTATTGCCAACACTGTCAATGTGCTGCAGGGCGTTATCCGCAAGGCCGTCTATGTGCTTGAGGCTGTTCGCGCTCAGAAAGAGTCTGCCTAA
- a CDS encoding AAA family ATPase, translated as MYLRNVLFKNYGALKDVKYDFQFNENGTPKPTVFIGKNGVGKTLLLSNIAHSLIEIKRNFYQEISDVIGQSYYRVGSKHYISSSENDAYSKMTFDNDAYYVDLMARDYDDFKSHFDPKMYNGVDIYDKNLKDNGFYVKTQKPLVNVFEQEIFLYFPVERYYIPTWENEKNYSSKFVFNDTNYVGKCNDSIIQYNLLENVESWLLDVAIDQALYENRALPVKVENGDTPLTYRITAGKNTNIINAINTLLKNIYMNKYSSMRFVIVPKQHGRRQIQILGSVDNEGENLVVPRFANLSSGEIMLLGMMASILREYDKFSTLNSMTFEAISGVVLIDEIDLHLHSDLLKTVLPNLISMFPKIQFIVTSHSPFFLLGMKNKFKDSCNFVTLPTGTITNQIEHFDEIERCYSIIDESYKEVLNSLDDVNKKLDKVSKPLIITEGKTDWKHIKHALSCLQKKGMFQDVNIEFLEYEYELGDSKLESLLDNLAKIPQVHKIIGVFDCDTKTGKKYIDTVDFGNNVYGCCITDVHGYGDDISIELLYTRDDLKRCDKNGRRIYLSEEFKEKSHQLKTNSQITCSNSAIAGAYKSGIVKIIDSNVFDSEEKSLALSKSDFADNVYNEKGNFADISVEGFKNIIELIQEIFNN; from the coding sequence ATGTATCTAAGAAATGTCTTATTTAAAAATTATGGTGCACTAAAAGATGTGAAGTACGATTTTCAGTTTAATGAAAATGGGACACCTAAGCCAACAGTTTTTATTGGTAAGAATGGTGTAGGTAAAACATTGCTGCTATCAAACATTGCACATTCGCTAATAGAAATTAAGCGAAATTTTTATCAAGAGATTTCTGATGTTATTGGACAAAGTTATTATAGAGTTGGGTCAAAACATTATATATCGTCAAGTGAAAATGATGCATATAGCAAAATGACTTTTGATAATGATGCATATTATGTAGATTTAATGGCTAGAGATTATGATGACTTCAAATCACACTTTGATCCTAAAATGTATAATGGTGTAGATATATATGATAAGAATTTGAAGGATAATGGCTTTTATGTAAAAACTCAAAAGCCATTAGTAAATGTATTTGAACAAGAGATTTTTTTATATTTTCCTGTGGAACGTTACTATATCCCAACTTGGGAGAATGAAAAAAATTATTCATCCAAATTTGTGTTTAACGACACTAATTATGTTGGGAAATGTAATGACTCGATAATTCAATATAATTTATTGGAAAATGTAGAGTCGTGGCTTTTAGATGTGGCTATAGATCAAGCTCTGTATGAGAATAGAGCCCTGCCAGTAAAAGTAGAGAATGGTGATACTCCATTAACTTATAGAATAACTGCGGGAAAGAATACAAATATAATTAACGCAATTAACACGCTCCTAAAAAATATCTACATGAATAAGTATTCTTCAATGAGGTTTGTTATAGTACCAAAACAACATGGTCGTAGACAAATTCAAATTTTAGGAAGCGTTGATAACGAAGGAGAAAATTTGGTCGTTCCTAGATTTGCAAACCTATCATCTGGAGAAATTATGTTATTAGGTATGATGGCTTCGATTTTACGGGAGTATGATAAATTTAGCACGTTGAATTCTATGACTTTTGAAGCTATCTCCGGTGTTGTTTTGATTGATGAAATAGATCTTCATCTACATTCTGATTTATTAAAGACTGTTTTACCAAATTTAATTAGTATGTTTCCTAAGATACAATTTATAGTTACTAGCCACTCACCGTTCTTCCTTCTAGGTATGAAAAATAAATTTAAGGATAGTTGCAATTTTGTAACACTACCTACAGGAACTATTACGAACCAAATAGAGCACTTTGATGAAATAGAAAGATGTTATTCTATTATTGATGAGAGTTATAAAGAAGTTCTAAATTCGTTGGATGATGTTAATAAAAAACTAGATAAGGTAAGCAAGCCATTAATTATTACTGAAGGGAAGACTGACTGGAAACATATAAAACACGCTCTTTCTTGTTTGCAGAAAAAGGGAATGTTTCAAGATGTTAATATAGAATTCTTAGAGTATGAATATGAATTAGGAGATTCAAAACTAGAATCGTTATTGGATAATCTTGCGAAAATTCCTCAGGTACATAAGATAATTGGCGTTTTTGATTGTGATACAAAAACGGGGAAAAAGTATATTGATACCGTTGATTTTGGAAATAACGTATATGGTTGTTGTATAACAGATGTTCATGGATATGGGGATGATATATCTATAGAACTTTTATACACTCGTGACGATTTGAAAAGATGTGACAAGAATGGACGCAGAATATATCTGTCAGAAGAATTTAAGGAAAAATCGCATCAACTCAAAACGAATTCTCAAATTACGTGTTCTAACAGTGCGATTGCTGGTGCATACAAGAGTGGCATTGTAAAG